One Setaria italica strain Yugu1 chromosome II, Setaria_italica_v2.0, whole genome shotgun sequence DNA segment encodes these proteins:
- the LOC101768620 gene encoding F-box only protein 13: MAAAVETSGGGCGRKRKRAASGLADLHDDMLERVLARLPPASYFRLRGVSRRWRAAAESTTFRAACARVPPRDPWFLMLEDSGIQGQEEHQQQLPPRPAVVFDSAERAWARWRGAPGPAVPVAAAGGLVLYRDAATAELTVVNPLTGASRALPQPPPAASAAGALQAVAMYGSPYRVVLILGELPDLSMALYDSTKNAWEGAVALTRKAEGDDEASSRERVAEEGDGGGDDTVYFLSKSGDVVATTTQRSASRQYSSAVACRGGGGGGGGGEDVVAYFLSRSGSVVACDLARRAFAELPRILPVYHEYSIDVVACGGAAYAVVLSEFLDTASLRVWEHAGGSWRQVAAMPPAMSHAFRGTKADVNCVGHGDRVIVCVSSGDAGASGCFMCDVRSNRWEELPPRAGGGEEASTGFVAALSFEPRMEAAV, translated from the coding sequence ATGGCGGCCGCGGTGGAAACaagtggcggcggctgcgggaggAAGCGCAAGCGCGCGGCGTCTGGTCTCGCCGACCTCCACGACGACATGCTCGAGCGCGTCCTCGCGCGCCTCCCGCCGGCCAGCTACTTCCGCCTCCGTGGCGTCTCGCGCCGGTGGCGCGCGGCCGCGGAGTCCACCACGTTCCGCGCCGCCTGCGCGCGCGTCCCGCCGCGGGACCCGTGGTTCCTCATGCTCGAGGACTCCGGCATCCAGGGCCAGGAGGAGCACCAGCAGCAGTtgccgccgcgccccgccgtcGTGTTCGACTCAGCCGAGCGGGCCTGGGCGCGGTGGCGCGGTGCGCCGGGGCCCGCCGTGCCGGTGGCCGCTGCGGGAGGGCTCGTGCTCTACCGCGACGCGGCCACGGCGGAGCTCACCGTCGTCAACCCGCTCACGGGCGCGTCGCGCGCgctcccgcagccgccgccggcggcgagcgcggctgGTGCGTTGCAGGCTGTCGCCATGTACGGATCACCGTACCGCGTGGTCCTCATCCTGGGCGAGCTCCCGGACCTGTCCATGGCGTTGTACGACTCGACCAAGAACGCGTGGGAGGGCGCCGTGGCGCTGACCCGGAAGGCGGAGGGCGACGACGAGGCCTCGTCGCGGGAACGCGTCGCGGAagaaggcgacggcggcggcgacgacacgGTCTACTTCCTCAGCAAGTCCGGTGAcgtcgtcgccaccaccacgcAGCGGAGCGCGTCGCGGCAGTACTCGTCCGCCGTGgcgtgccgcggcggcggcggcggcggcggcggcggcgaggacgtcgTGGCCTACTTCCTGAGCCGCTCGGGCTCGGTCGTGGCGTGCGATCTGGCGCGCCGCGCGTTCGCGGAGCTGCCCCGGATCCTCCCCGTGTACCACGAGTACTCCATCGACGtggtggcgtgcggcggcgccgcgtACGCGGTCGTCCTCTCGGAGTTCCTCGACACGGCGAGCTTGCGCGTGTGGGAGCACGCGGGCGGCTCGTGGCGGCAGGTCGCCGCGATGCCGCCCGCCATGTCGCACGCCTTCCGCGGCACCAAGGCCGACgtcaactgcgtcggccacggCGACCGCGTCATAGTCTGCGTCAGCTCCGGCGACGCCGGTGCCAGCGGCTGCTTCATGTGCGACGTCAGGTCCAACCGGTGGGAGGAGCTCCccccgcgcgccggcgggggcgaggaggCCTCCACGGGCTTCGTGGCCGCGCTCTCGTTCGAGCCAAGAATGGAGGCCGCCGTCTGA